A single genomic interval of Drosophila virilis strain 15010-1051.87 chromosome 2, Dvir_AGI_RSII-ME, whole genome shotgun sequence harbors:
- the Obp99d gene encoding uncharacterized protein Obp99d encodes MIMEQLKLHLLCCLLIGVMWTVSADGTSNWQLPTVEAVQHSLQSCQAQAAGEAANTLRCLAKQLGLWSDIDGFKAKRIAYMFAEHQQMEELIVVIDYCNNREQRKQQPAQWAYAAYKCATAGRFGRWVEEYMNNIK; translated from the coding sequence ATGATAATGGAACAGTTGAAGCTGCATTTGCTGTGCTGCCTGCTAATCGGAGTTATGTGGACTGTCAGCGCAGACGGCACGTCCAATTGGCAGCTGCCTACAGTGGAGGCAGTGCAGCACAGTCTGCAAAGCTGCCAGGCGCAAGCAGCTGGCGAGGCGGCAAACACGCTGAGATGCCTGGCCAAGCAGCTGGGTCTGTGGTCGGACATCGATGGCTTCAAGGCCAAACGCATAGCCTACATGTTTGCGGAGCACCAACAGATGGAGGAGCTAATCGTGGTCATCGACTACTGCAACAATAGAGAGCAACGCAAGCAGCAGCCGGCACAGTGGGCCTATGCGGCCTACAAGTGTGCGACAGCAGGCAGATTTGGCCGATGGGTCGAGGAATACATgaataatatcaaataa
- the Kul gene encoding disintegrin and metalloproteinase domain-containing protein 10 isoform X2, with amino-acid sequence MGWLLALLALLLAISELLAIPTPLKLPGYTHKLTPYIKHWEAANFDRAVLQAAQLRHLEQARARRKRQVEPSSGSPVGLAHTIRLNFSAHDRDFLLVLRQQPNSVFAHDVEIENTLGPIDYDVSRIYTGSLEDDEAAHVQAILTSDNLLDGTIETQAEHYYIEPAQRYSQQLAESGVHSIVYKLSDVNMQHQNSFATGLSSQAPLKTHCASERLRRKRWLPEEEHVTVPTYNRNPPLPLDLEVPYNDDFRVLASEEDRSEEETRKTITTTTMRSTESFLATLTKPTPNRNILVNNYNPSNVGDTSRSYNSNTNSNNNNNVRKLYTKHKNIIVSTYNRPIEPEFGTPYEEPNANNSNNLPNNFFNANWTTLSMNNNDRPSHKTHVEIITKNGATKKPNIIVNNYNPEIIFAPNPHNPSFNSMLMTNLLSGRGDDIHNSPRLLYDRKTTCMLYLQADHTFFQKMGSDEASIEAITRHVQRANSIYRNTDFNNDGKPDNITFMIKRIKVHNMNAMKDPSYRFPGNYGVEKFLELFSEEDYDAFCLAYMFTYRDFEMGTLGLAWTGDLKNAGGVCEKNGHYRGSLKSLNTGIVTLLNYGKHVPPAVSHVTLAHEIGHNFGSPHDPEQCTPGGEDGNFIMFARATSGDKKNNNKFSACSLKSIEPVLNAKARSMKGCFTEPQSSICGNGVVEPGEQCDCGWEEDCKDSCCFPMSRQPHLDETPCTLTPHARCSPSQGPCCTTDCKVKFGDKCRDDNGCRDPSFCDGRVPQCPPSVNKPNKTICNKEFVCYMGDCTGSICLAYGLESCQCIPGPQDDRIKSCELCCKLPGEDNPCRSSFEWNEAPFDVPDMYSKPGTPCNDYNGYCDVFQKCREVDPSGPLATLRKLLLSEESIATFKKWVQHHWYTVALAAVGVFLLLLMRVVTSMLRDQYEAKAQAVGEGEPSN; translated from the exons ATGGGCTGGCTGCTGGCGCTCCTGGCGTTGCTCTTGGCCATCAGCGAGCTGCTAGCAATCCCAACACCACTCAAGCTACCAG gctacacacacaaactgaCGCCATACATTAAGCACTGGGAGGCGGCGAACTTTGATCGCGCCGTGCTGCAGGCCGCGCAGCTACGCCACTTGGAACAGGCACGCGCACGTCGAAAACGGCAAGTTGAGCCCTCAAGTGGCTCACCTGTGGGACTAGCGCACACAATACGCCTGAATTTCTCTGCACATGACAG AGACTTTCTGCTGGTGCTGCGTCAGCAGCCAAATTCGGTGTTTGCGCATGACGTGGAAATCGAGAATACACTGGGACCCATCGATTACGATGTCTCACGCATTTACACAGGCAGCCTGGAGGACGATGAGGCTGCCCATGTGCAGGCGATACTCACAAGTGATAATCTGCTGGATGGCACCATTGAGACGCAAGCGGAGCACTATTATATAGAGCCAGCGCAGCGTTATTCACAGCAGCTCGCGGAGAGTGGCGTGCACAGCATAGTCTATAAGTTAAGCGATGTAAATATGCAGCACCAAAACTCATTTGCCACCGGCCTGTCCTCGCAGGCGCCCCTAAAGACACATTGCGCTAGTGAACGACTGAGACGCAAGCGCTGGCTGCCTGAGGAGGAG CACGTCACAGTTCCAACTTATAACCGCAatccgccgctgccgctggatCTGGAGGTGCCCTACAATGATGACTTTCGTGTACTAGCCTCTGAGGAGGATCGCAGCGAGGAGGAAACTAGAAAaaccataacaacaacaaccatgcGCAGTACAGAAAGTTTTCTGGCCACGCTGACCAAACCCACTCCCAATCGAAACATACTTGTAAATAACTATAATCCCTCCAATGTTGGCGACACCAGTCGAAGCTACAACAGCAATaccaacagcaataacaataacaacgtgCGCAAACTGtacacaaaacataaaaacatcATCGTTAGCACCTATAATCGGCCCATAGAGCCGGAGTTCGGTACACCCTATGAGGAGCCGAATGCCAATAATAGCAACAATCTGCCAAATAACTTTTTCAATGCCAATTGGACAACGCTCTCAATGAATAACAACGATCGACCGAGCCACAAGACCCACGTGGAGATCATTACCAAGAACGGCGCGACCAAGAAACCTAACATCATTGTGAATAACTACAATCCGGAGATAATTTTTGCACCCAATCCACATAACCCCAGTTTCAATAGCATGTTAATGACGAATCTTTTAAGTGGACGAGGCGATGACATCCACAACTCCCCACGCCTGCTGTACGATCGCAAGACCacatgcatgctttatttgcAGGCAGATCACACGTTCTTCCAAAAGATGGGCAGCGATGAGGCATCTATTGAGGCCATCACGCGCCACGTGCAACGGGCTAATTCCATTTACCGTAATACGGATTTCAATAACGATGGAAAACCCGACAATATTACGTTTATGATCAAGCGCATTAAGGTGCACAATATGAATGCTATGAAGGATCCTAGCTATAGGTTTCCTGGCAACTATGGTGTGGAAAAATTCTTGGAATTATTTTCAG AGGAGGATTATGATGCCTTCTGTCTGGCCTACATGTTCACCTATCGCGACTTTGAGATGGGCACACTAGGTCTGGCTTGGACAGGTGATCTAAAGAATGCGGGTGGCGTTTGCGAAAAGAACGGACACTATCGTGGCTCCCTCAAGTCCTTAAACACAGGCATTGTCACGCTTCTGAATTATGGCAAACATGTGCCGCCCGCCGTTTCACATGTAACTCTGGCCCACGAGATTGGACACAATTTTGGCTCGCCG CACGATCCGGAGCAGTGCACGCCAGGCGGCGAGGATGGTAATTTTATAATGTTCGCCCGCGCCACTTCGGGCGATAAGAAgaataacaataaattcaGCGCTTGCTCCCTGAAGTCGATTGAGCCCGTGCTGAATGCCAAGGCGCGTTCCATGAAGGGCTGCTTCACAGAACCACAGTCATCCATTTGCGGCAACGGCGTCGTTGAGCCCGGCGAGCAATGCGACTGTGGCTGGGAGGAGGATTGCAAGGACTCGTGCTGTTTTCCCATGTCCCGGCAACCGCATCTAGATGAAACGCCCTGTACACTGACGCCGCATGCGCGTTGTAGTCCATCTCAAGGACCCTGCTGCACCACCGATTGCAAGGTGAAATTTGGCGATAAGTGTCGCGATGATAATGGCTGCCGGGATCCCTCTTTCTGCGATGGTCGCGTGCCCCAGTGCCCCCCTTCGGTGAACAAACCCAACAAGACCATTTGCAATAAGGAGTTTGTGTGCTATATGGGCGACTGCACGGGAAGCATTTGTTTGGCCTACGGGCTGGAGTCGTGCCAATGCATACCTGGTCCGCAGGATGATCGCATCAAGTCCTGCGAGCTTTGCTGCAAACTGCCTGGAGAGGATAATCCTTGCCGCAGTTCATTTGAGTGGAACGAGGCGCCGTTCGATGTGCCCGACATGTACTCCAAGCCGGGCACACCCTGCAATGACTACAATGG CTACTGCGATGTCTTTCAAAAATGTCGCGAGGTGGATCCGTCTGGTCCATTGGCCACATTACGCAAGTTGTTGCTATCTGAGGAGAGCATTGCCACCTTCAAGAAATGGGTGCAGCATCATTGGTACACGGTGGCTCTGGCCGCCGTTGGcgtatttttgttgctg TTAATGCGTGTGGTCACAAGTATGCTGAGGGATCAGTATGAGGCCAAGGCGCAGGCCGTGGGCGAGGGTGAGCCCAGTAACTAA
- the Pcd gene encoding pterin-4-alpha-carbinolamine dehydratase isoform X2: MLLTNKCAHNMRGLQTLASLLNKRNNYCWLTTAATKKLSASHWSEGERRLCCSSSNRYESSVLYTTATREAAAAAATGVGYSRFFSKQQPVTATASAKKPKMVAKLTEQERAEKLQPLLDAGWCLVEGRDAIYKEFLFKDFNQAFSFMTGVALLAEKMNHHPEWFNVYNKLQVTLSTHDVGGLSSQDIRMATYLETQAKLLH, encoded by the exons atgttattaacaaataaatgtgcGCACAATATGCGAGGTTTACAAACTCTTGCAAGCCTGCTTAATAAACGAAACAACTATTGCTGGTTAACgactgcagcaacaaaaaaattaagcgCGAGCCATTGGAGCGAAGGGGAGCGACGATTGTGTTG cagcagcagcaacagataTGAGAGTTCAGTTCTGTACACGACAGCAACgagagaagcagcagcagcggcagcaactggTGTTGGCTATTCGAGATTTTTCAGCAAACAACAACCAGTCACAGCAACCGCAAGTGcaaaaaaacccaaaatggTG GCCAAGCTGACTGAACAAGAGCGCGCCGAGAAGCTGCAGCCACTGTTGGATGCAGGATGGTGCTTGGTTGAGGGACGCGATGCCATATACAAGGAATTTCTGTTTAAGGACTTCAATCAGGCTTTTAGCTTTATGACTGGTGTTGCTCTGCTGGCTGAGAAAATGAATCATCACCCTGAATGGTTCAACGTCTACAACAAATTACAGGTCACCCTGAGCACCCACGATGTTGGCGGCCTGAGCAGCCAGGATATACGCATGGCCACGTACCTGGAGACACAGGCTAAGCTTTTGCACtaa
- the Pcd gene encoding pterin-4-alpha-carbinolamine dehydratase isoform X1 produces the protein MVAKLTEQERAEKLQPLLDAGWCLVEGRDAIYKEFLFKDFNQAFSFMTGVALLAEKMNHHPEWFNVYNKLQVTLSTHDVGGLSSQDIRMATYLETQAKLLH, from the exons atggTG GCCAAGCTGACTGAACAAGAGCGCGCCGAGAAGCTGCAGCCACTGTTGGATGCAGGATGGTGCTTGGTTGAGGGACGCGATGCCATATACAAGGAATTTCTGTTTAAGGACTTCAATCAGGCTTTTAGCTTTATGACTGGTGTTGCTCTGCTGGCTGAGAAAATGAATCATCACCCTGAATGGTTCAACGTCTACAACAAATTACAGGTCACCCTGAGCACCCACGATGTTGGCGGCCTGAGCAGCCAGGATATACGCATGGCCACGTACCTGGAGACACAGGCTAAGCTTTTGCACtaa
- the LOC6632221 gene encoding uncharacterized protein, which yields MFKKSKPKVEPPPTAPTLDEMLADIETFEISQPAGNNVSSSAALEHALLTEPENLTLETWWQVFDEYDHKVKKLAAMEGTLDAQREKLLACKLKLEKNAKNLREGIQKQQTLIKEVVDC from the coding sequence ATGTTTAAAAAATCAAAGCCCAAAGTGGAACCACCACCCACAGCGCCAACACTAGACGAAATGCTTGCAGATATTGAAACATTCGAAATTTCCCAGCCTGCTGGCAACAACGTCAGTAGCAGCGCAGCTCTGGAACACGCACTGCTTACAGAACCCGAAAATTTGACTCTGGAAACATGGTGGCAAGTTTTTGACGAATATGATCACAAAGTGAAGAAACTAGCAGCAATGGAAGGTACACTGGATGCACAACGGGAAAAACTGTTAGCCTGTAAACTTAAGCTGGAAAAGAATGCCAAAAATCTGCGCGAGGGTATACAGAAGCAACAGACATTAATAAAGGAGGTGGTTGATTGTTGA
- the Naa40 gene encoding N-alpha-acetyltransferase 40: MTNRDELSSAAKHKLIEAVAREKNPLDRLPGIYDSYKSSSGEEFKLYCRAKADMDAKTLKWTFKLAEQNVGPFYKHLKMGWQPKIKQSELNKNWARFLVAQNQQKQPVAYTMFRFDMDDGDCVLYCYEIQIAPEYQRKGLGKFMMETLESCAKIWQLEKLMLTVLNNNENSLKFFKALGYAKDETSPDILQEADYQILSKSMLG, encoded by the exons atgacAAATCGGGACGAACTTAGCTCTGCTGCAAAGCACAAATTAATAGAGGCAGTGGCACGTGAAAAAAATCCACTTGATAGACTGCCAGGAATTTACGATAGCTACAAGTCCAGTTCTGGCGAGGAGTTCAAACTATATTGCCGCGCCAAGGCCGATATGGATGCCAAGACTCTCAAATGGACATTTAAGCTGGCTGAACAGAATGTGGGCCCATTTTACAAACATCTGAAAATGGGCTggcagccaaaaataaaacaatcgGAGCTTAATAAGAACTGGGCTCGTTTCCTGGTGGCCCAGAATCAACAAAAGCAACCCGTGGCCTACACAATGTTCCGCTTCGACATGGACGATGGTGACTGTGTGTTATATTG CTACGAAATACAAATTGCACCAGAATATCAGCGCAAGGGTCTCGGCAAGTTCATGATGGAAACGCTTGAGTCGTGCGCCAAGATTTGGCAGCTGGAAAAGCTTATGCTCactgttttaaataataatgagAATTCATTAAAGTTCTTCAAAGCGCTCGGCTATGCTAAGGATGAAACCTCACCAGATATTTTGCAAGAGGCGGACTATCAGATACTAAGTAAGTCCATGCTGGGCTAA
- the Obp99b gene encoding general odorant-binding protein 99b, translated as MKFFILLLSLTLSLADEHEHHHHGHEDHGDDHAHHVTGYVVKTHEDLVKYRHLCAEQVHATEEDVAKFIKWQFADEEKSRCYLKCVFEQFGFFDATHGFDVHKIHEQLSGGAHVDHTDETHHKIVACADNNTQGSDACTWAYRGGICFMHSNLQLVQHSVKA; from the coding sequence ATGAAATTTTTCATACTGTTGCTGAGCTTGACTCTGTCTCTGGCCGATGAGCAtgagcatcatcatcatggcCATGAAGACCATGGCGATGATCATGCTCATCATGTCACTGGCTATGTGGTAAAGACGCATGAGGATCTGGTCAAATATCGTCATTTGTGCGCCGAACAGGTGCACGCCACCGAAGAGGATGTGGCCAAGTTTATTAAATGGCAATTTGCGGACGAGGAGAAGAGTCGCTGCTACTTGAAGTGCGTCTTCGAGCAGTTTGGTTTCTTTGATGCCACCCATGGCTTCGATGTCCACAAGATCCATGAGCAGCTGTCTGGCGGTGCTCATGTGGATCATACGGATGAGACCCATCACAAGATTGTGGCCTGTGCGGACAACAATACGCAGGGCAGCGATGCCTGCACCTGGGCTTATCGCGGCGGCATCTGCTTCATGCACTCCAATCTGCAGCTGGTCCAGCACAGTGTCAAGGCCTAA
- the LOC6632218 gene encoding uncharacterized protein, with protein sequence MKLTFLLLLCCCLFSLAYGTDIVATKPPFVRSRYSLRWRKTTTAIPETTTGRAVELATSTEHPKVGTSTASPDYDYYGNGEAENMVHK encoded by the exons ATGAAGCTGACGTTTCTCTTGCTTTTGTGCTGTTGCCTTTTCAGTTTGG CCTATGGCACTGATATTGTCGCCACCAAGCCGCCATTTGTGCGCAGTCGTTATAGTCTACGATGGCGTAAGACAACCACTGCCATTCCAGAGACCACAACGGGTCGTGCCGTAGAGCTTGCTACCTCGACGGAGCATCCCAAGGTGGGCACCTCAACGGCCAGTCCCGATTATGACTACTATGGCAATGGCGAGGCTGAGAACATGGTGCATAAATAG
- the LOC6632217 gene encoding uncharacterized protein, with product MHNLKSSLPLLLLLLALSLCISSCHGGRRLRKKPKVYNALITTDDNLTSSRAYPVIQPTIHEPGYAPFGPYNPFGFYSPPLVRFGQPLVPGLPPNERLPYPLPTAPQYPPVYTSFDPNQPSIVPAEQPPQPQPQPELAPQTPAQPDETEPKELKTKEQLPLPLNERGLPPVLIPLSSQFNGQPMHLPPYPYHQYPLIYDQAGYVQQRENFLPPYDYYPSQGYPTRRPPAAALPMQAAEPEVQPLPLDSLDATPSFDDIKNGSENKNSDVPDVPPPPIPSGPKRPRPKDN from the exons ATGCACAACTTAAAG TCCagtctgccgctgctgctattgctttTGGCCTTGTCGCTGTGCATAAGCTCCTGCCATGGTGGCCGACGTCTGCGCAAGAAGCCGAAGGTCTACAATGCACTCATCACCACGGACGACAATTTGACCTCGAGTCGCGCCTATCCGGTCATTCAACCCACCATACACGAGCCAGGCTATGCGCCATTTGGGCCCTATAACCCATTCGGCTTCTACAGTCCGCCGTTGGTAAGATTCGGACAGCCACTGGTGCCGGGTCTGCCGCCCAATGAGCGG CTGCCGTACCCACTGCCCACAGCGCCGCAATATCCGCCCGTCTATACATCCTTTGATCCCAACCAGCCCAGCATTGTGCCGGCGGAACAGCCGCCACAACCGCAACCACAACCTGAGCTGGCGCCACAAACTCCAGCCCAGCCAGATGAGACAGAGCCCAAGGAGCTAAAGACCAaggagcagctgccgctgccactcaACGAACGGGGACTGCCGCCTGTTTTAATACCACTTTCATCTCAATTTAATGGACAACCCATGCATCTGCCGCCCTATCCATATCACCAGTATCCGCTGATCTATGACCAGGCGGGCTATGTGCAACAGCGCGAGAACTTTTTGCCGCCCTACGATTACTATCCCAGCCAGGGCTATCCAACGCGCCGTCCTCCAGCTGCTGCGCTGCCAATGCAAGCGGCTGAGCCGGAGGTGCAGCCCTTGCCACTGGATAGTCTCGATGCCACGCCCAGTTTTGATGATATCAAAAATGGTTCGGAGAACAAAAATAGCGATGTGCCCGATGTACCGCCGCCACCAATACCTTCCGGTCCAAAGCGCCCTAGACCAAAGGATAATTGA